The sequence below is a genomic window from Candidatus Stygibacter australis.
GATGTAAATCTGGAAAATGTTTATGTTTATGGTGTATTTCATCGTGTTCATGTATATGAATGTGTAGTTTAGTTTTGATAAATTCAATCTCATGAGTATGGTTATGATGTTCATCCTCATGGCTATGTAGGTGAATATGCGAAGTTTTCAAATGTTTATGAGTATGCTCATGAGTTAAAATATTGGTCATTACAATTCCAATTGCTAAAAATGCCATTGAAATTGTTACATAAATATTTATCGGTTCAGATAGCAAAACAAAAGCTGCCATAATTCCCCAGAAAGGTCCAGTTGAAAAAAGAATCTGACTCCTTGTAGCTCCCAGATGTTGAGCAGATGTAACATAAAGAACAATACTTAGCCCATAAGAGACGATTCCAACAATTAACGAGAAAAATACAATATCAGGGGCGATATATGCACCACCAATAATCATTCCAATTATCAGATTAGTAGAACCAGCAAAAATTCCTTTTAGAAAAGTAATTGTTTGTGGTGAAGTTCCATCAACTAAAGCTGTCAGATGATTATCAATCCCCCAACATATACATGCCAATGCAATTAGAATTCCTGAATATAATGCTCCGGTTCCTTCTTGAAATGAAATCATTATTCCAGCAGCAATTGAGAAAAGGACACCAATCAAGGCAGGCTTATCCAAATGATCTTTAAAAAAAAGTACTCCTAAAATTGCTGTAGCAACTAATTCTAAATTCAACCAGACAGATACTGATGATGAATTTGCTAATTTCAAACCGAATAAAAGAAATACGGGGCCAAGTAATCCTCCAAAAATTATAATGCCAATAATTGATTTCGCAGTTTTTGATTTCATAATATAATGAAACTCTTCTTTGTAATTTTTCAATACGTAGGGGATAAAGATAATTGCAGCTCCTAAATAGAGTAACCCATCTAATTTAAAGCTATTTACTTCATTAAGTAGCAGTTTACTAAAAGGAGTCCCAATCCCAAATAACAATCCAGACAATAAACCTATAAACAATGCAGTACGCTTCATCTAACTCCCTGTCAATATATCATCTTTAGATATAAAACTAACATTATCAACTAAATACTCTAAACTGTAACGCCATCTCATCAGGTATCCTGAAAGTCTCTAGCTTGTAGTTCCAAAATGATAACATCTTGCTGCTGATTTATGAAAACTACATCATCACAATCAGAAATTCTTAAAAGCATATAATTGTCTTTTACTTAAGAGTGCAAGAAGTTTATTTAAATACGCCAGAATAATGATATTATGCTATTCATTCAGCATACAGTAAACTAATTAACAATAATTAATTATTATGTATCTTCAGGCTGGTATTAATTTGCTTAGATGTTAATTATGCAATATTCCACCCCATTCTACTACATCAAAGCCATTACGT
It includes:
- a CDS encoding DMT family transporter; protein product: MKRTALFIGLLSGLLFGIGTPFSKLLLNEVNSFKLDGLLYLGAAIIFIPYVLKNYKEEFHYIMKSKTAKSIIGIIIFGGLLGPVFLLFGLKLANSSSVSVWLNLELVATAILGVLFFKDHLDKPALIGVLFSIAAGIMISFQEGTGALYSGILIALACICWGIDNHLTALVDGTSPQTITFLKGIFAGSTNLIIGMIIGGAYIAPDIVFFSLIVGIVSYGLSIVLYVTSAQHLGATRSQILFSTGPFWGIMAAFVLLSEPINIYVTISMAFLAIGIVMTNILTHEHTHKHLKTSHIHLHSHEDEHHNHTHEIEFIKTKLHIHIHEHDEIHHKHKHFPDLHHRHKHEK